The genomic window TATCCAAGTACTTTGGCACAATCCCGGCAGTTCAGGATATCTCCTTCCGAGTGGAAAAGGGCGAGATTGTCGGGTTTCTCGGACCCAACGGCGCAGGCAAAACCACAACTATCAGAATGCTGAATGGTTTTTTCCCGCCCACTTCCGGTTCGGCCTGCATCGACGGCCTGGATGTATTTGACAGGTCCCTTGAGATCCGAAAACGGCTTGGCTACCTTCCTGAAAACATCCCCCTCTACAGGGAGATGAAAACAGATGCCTATCTTGGTTTTGTGGCGGATGTGAAAGGTGTCCCGAGGAAAAAACTGCCAAAGGAGGTTGATCGGGTCACGGAGCGTTGCGGCCTGCACGAGGTCCGCAAGCACTTTGTGGGAAAACTCTCCAAGGGATTTCAACAAAGGGTCGGTATCGCCCAGGCGATCTTAAACGATCCTGACATTTTGATCCTTGACGAACCTACAATCGGACTGGACCCCAAACAGATCATAGAAATCCGTGAACTTATGAAAAGTTTTGCCGGATACAAGACCGTGATCCTCAGTAGTCACATCCTTCCGGAAGTGAGCATGATCTGTCAGAGGGTTGTGATCATAAATGAGGGGCGTATTGTGGCGGAAGACACCCCTGAAGGGTTGGCCGGCAAAGATTCAAGAAAGATCCGCCTCAAAGTCAAAGGGCCGCGGGCTGACGTCCTGGCACGGATTGAGGCATTGCCAGGCATTGCCGGGGCTTCTGTGAGGGATACATCGCCAGATCACACATTTCAGTATGATTTGGAGATGGAACCGGGCATGGATGTCCGTGATGCTATTGCAGAGTCGATCGTAGGGGGTGGGTGGTCGCTCCTTGAAATGAAGACCATCCGGCCGAGCCTGGAAGATATCTTTGTTCGCCTGGTAACTGAAGAGGAGTAGAACTG from Deltaproteobacteria bacterium includes these protein-coding regions:
- a CDS encoding ATP-binding cassette domain-containing protein — protein: MIQVDHLSKYFGTIPAVQDISFRVEKGEIVGFLGPNGAGKTTTIRMLNGFFPPTSGSACIDGLDVFDRSLEIRKRLGYLPENIPLYREMKTDAYLGFVADVKGVPRKKLPKEVDRVTERCGLHEVRKHFVGKLSKGFQQRVGIAQAILNDPDILILDEPTIGLDPKQIIEIRELMKSFAGYKTVILSSHILPEVSMICQRVVIINEGRIVAEDTPEGLAGKDSRKIRLKVKGPRADVLARIEALPGIAGASVRDTSPDHTFQYDLEMEPGMDVRDAIAESIVGGGWSLLEMKTIRPSLEDIFVRLVTEEE